One Thermococcus sp. genomic window carries:
- a CDS encoding ribonuclease P protein component 2, which produces MREKPKYLPPTLRDKHRYIAFQLIGERPFKKEEVKRAVWEASLSTLGVLGSARAKPWFIKFDEKTQTGIVRVDRKHVEELRFALTLITEINGSKAILRTLGVSGTIKRLKRKFLSDFGWR; this is translated from the coding sequence ATGAGGGAGAAGCCGAAGTACCTGCCACCAACCCTAAGGGACAAGCACCGCTACATAGCATTCCAGCTAATCGGTGAGAGGCCCTTCAAGAAGGAGGAAGTGAAGAGGGCCGTATGGGAGGCTTCGCTTTCAACGCTCGGTGTTCTCGGTTCTGCCAGGGCGAAGCCGTGGTTCATAAAATTCGACGAGAAAACTCAGACAGGTATAGTTAGGGTTGACAGGAAGCACGTTGAGGAGCTCCGCTTTGCTTTGACGCTCATTACTGAGATAAACGGCTCGAAGGCCATCCTTAGAACCCTTGGCGTTTCAGGGACGATAAAAAGGTTGAAGAGGAAGTTTTTAAGCGACTTCGGCTGGCGCTAG
- a CDS encoding antitoxin VapB family protein → MGKTITIADDVYYELVKMKGKKSFSELLRELIGKKKKGNLDVLMIAFGTRTPEEVEKLRKELKEVEEWMDSWTPVW, encoded by the coding sequence TTGGGCAAGACGATAACCATCGCCGATGACGTCTATTACGAGCTCGTCAAGATGAAGGGTAAGAAGAGCTTCTCGGAACTCCTCAGGGAGCTCATAGGTAAGAAAAAGAAGGGCAACCTCGACGTGCTCATGATAGCGTTCGGGACGAGAACCCCCGAAGAGGTCGAGAAACTTAGGAAAGAGCTCAAGGAGGTCGAGGAATGGATGGACTCCTGGACACCAGTGTGGTGA
- a CDS encoding type II toxin-antitoxin system VapC family toxin — MDGLLDTSVVIELFGGNRKVIEGLSPGETYALPAIVVFELYCGHLKEREELMLEMMPKVEFNEEAAKIAGAIFRDLMKKGQRPPFKDLLIAATAIAHNMSLYTCDRGFERFKEYGLRVKILEK, encoded by the coding sequence ATGGATGGACTCCTGGACACCAGTGTGGTGATAGAGCTCTTTGGGGGAAACAGGAAGGTTATCGAAGGTCTTTCTCCCGGGGAAACCTACGCACTTCCAGCCATAGTCGTCTTTGAGCTCTACTGCGGCCATTTGAAGGAGCGGGAAGAGCTCATGCTCGAAATGATGCCAAAAGTCGAATTCAACGAGGAGGCCGCTAAGATAGCGGGGGCAATCTTCAGGGACTTGATGAAGAAGGGGCAAAGGCCTCCCTTCAAGGATCTACTCATCGCTGCAACTGCAATAGCCCACAACATGAGCCTTTATACCTGCGACAGGGGCTTTGAGAGGTTCAAGGAGTACGGGCTCAGGGTGAAAATTCTGGAAAAGTAA
- a CDS encoding TrmB family transcriptional regulator — MKEEEIVEKLQRLGLTKYESLAYITLLKLGPSKATDITKESGIPHTRVYDVLSSLHRKGFVDVMQGSPRLYKPVNPEVVLERIKEDFIEDIENLKKAFMDLYRGVHGEELPEIWTIQGFDNTVERAEYVIRTAKHEVLINTPFEFLKLLKSEIRARKDIIFVIVSNFEEIPDWLKGDNVILAKSGGAPWLMASWIIGDIEYALFFGALPKDRRREKFYSFWAKSPKIIQNYMHWFYTIYFDNSELIKPLNYEKLPKPLTLVNIRTLITVLKMAGLPRKAEIVGKMVDTKEPVNLRGTIVDYEYTPLTANITFRYNGSELKVGGIGSYFEDVEGEKFILLE; from the coding sequence ATGAAGGAGGAAGAGATTGTTGAGAAACTTCAGAGGCTCGGCCTCACGAAGTACGAGAGTCTCGCTTACATAACCCTTCTGAAGCTCGGGCCGAGCAAGGCAACCGACATAACAAAGGAGAGCGGGATTCCCCACACGAGGGTTTACGATGTCCTAAGCTCACTCCACAGGAAGGGTTTCGTTGACGTCATGCAGGGCTCGCCGAGGCTTTACAAGCCCGTGAACCCCGAGGTCGTGCTTGAGCGCATAAAGGAGGACTTCATCGAGGACATCGAGAACCTGAAGAAAGCCTTCATGGACCTCTACCGCGGTGTCCACGGTGAGGAACTGCCCGAGATATGGACGATACAGGGCTTCGACAACACCGTTGAGAGGGCAGAATACGTGATAAGGACGGCAAAGCATGAGGTTCTCATCAACACTCCCTTCGAGTTCCTCAAGCTCCTCAAGAGCGAGATAAGGGCCAGAAAGGACATCATCTTCGTCATAGTCAGCAACTTCGAGGAAATCCCGGACTGGCTGAAGGGGGACAACGTGATACTCGCCAAGAGCGGTGGGGCACCATGGCTGATGGCCAGCTGGATAATCGGAGACATAGAGTACGCCCTGTTCTTCGGTGCCCTGCCAAAGGACAGGAGGAGGGAGAAGTTCTACTCATTCTGGGCCAAAAGCCCAAAGATAATCCAGAACTACATGCACTGGTTCTACACGATATACTTCGACAACAGCGAGCTCATAAAACCGCTCAACTACGAGAAGCTTCCCAAACCCCTCACCCTCGTTAACATAAGAACCCTCATCACGGTTCTCAAGATGGCCGGTCTCCCGAGAAAGGCCGAAATCGTTGGAAAGATGGTGGACACTAAGGAGCCTGTTAACCTGAGGGGCACAATAGTTGACTACGAATACACCCCCCTCACAGCAAACATAACCTTCAGGTACAACGGCAGTGAACTCAAAGTTGGCGGGATAGGCAGCTACTTCGAGGACGTTGAAGGGGAGAAGTTCATACTCCTGGAGTGA
- a CDS encoding glycogen/starch synthase has translation MRVLLLSFEYLPVKVGGLAEAVTSIAEGLAELGHEVIVFTPDHGKGLGEAVERFKVIAFGEEVEIKARKREENGVTIYSLAGGLLSESDVYGPSWEGLLKKAVLFGKASAGLMNSLIEEFNPDVVHAHDWHTVFSLGLLKKYFGVRSVFTVHRLNKGKIPGHYFHEANLGELAPYPDIDPEHTAAYIADMVTTVSRSYMLEEWSFFGIFEGKVTHVFNGIDCSFWNEELMETANLPREERRKLILERFGLKDGKAFMFIGRFDRAQKGVDTLLRAIEILSTDPAFGDMRFIIIGKGDPELEKWAKDVERRFPENVRVITELLPREMVRELYGSVDFVVIPSYFEPFGLVQLEAMCLGAIPIGSAVGGIKDTIIDFRTDPERGTGFLVPPRDAFALANTLVSAKNLEEETLRRLRENGKKRARKDFTWESACRRYTSVYTGSVDRAMSFLR, from the coding sequence ATGAGGGTGCTTTTGCTTTCCTTTGAATACCTTCCCGTCAAGGTGGGGGGCCTAGCCGAGGCGGTAACTAGCATAGCCGAGGGGCTGGCAGAGCTCGGCCACGAGGTCATCGTCTTTACTCCCGACCACGGAAAGGGCCTCGGAGAAGCCGTTGAGAGGTTCAAGGTTATAGCCTTCGGGGAGGAAGTTGAAATCAAGGCCCGAAAGCGAGAGGAGAACGGGGTGACAATCTACTCCTTAGCTGGAGGACTGCTGAGCGAGAGCGACGTCTACGGTCCGAGCTGGGAAGGGCTTTTGAAGAAGGCGGTTCTCTTTGGAAAGGCCAGCGCCGGTCTGATGAACAGCCTTATTGAGGAGTTCAATCCCGACGTCGTCCACGCCCACGACTGGCACACCGTCTTCTCACTCGGTCTCCTGAAGAAGTACTTTGGAGTGAGGAGCGTCTTCACAGTCCACAGGCTCAACAAGGGGAAGATACCGGGTCACTACTTCCACGAGGCGAACCTCGGTGAGCTTGCACCTTACCCGGACATAGACCCGGAGCACACGGCTGCCTATATAGCAGACATGGTAACCACAGTCAGCAGGAGCTACATGCTGGAAGAGTGGAGTTTTTTCGGAATCTTCGAGGGGAAAGTTACGCACGTTTTCAACGGCATAGACTGCTCCTTCTGGAACGAGGAGCTCATGGAAACGGCAAACCTGCCGAGGGAAGAGCGCAGGAAGCTCATTCTGGAGCGCTTTGGCCTCAAAGATGGAAAGGCCTTCATGTTCATAGGGCGCTTCGACAGGGCCCAGAAAGGCGTTGATACTCTCCTCAGGGCGATTGAGATACTCTCAACGGACCCGGCCTTCGGGGATATGAGGTTCATAATAATAGGCAAGGGTGACCCGGAGCTGGAGAAGTGGGCGAAGGACGTTGAGAGGCGCTTCCCAGAGAACGTCAGGGTAATCACTGAGCTCCTCCCGAGGGAGATGGTTAGGGAACTCTACGGTTCCGTGGATTTCGTCGTCATACCATCCTATTTCGAGCCCTTTGGTCTGGTTCAGCTGGAGGCTATGTGCCTAGGGGCCATCCCAATAGGGAGCGCCGTTGGGGGGATAAAGGACACCATCATAGACTTCAGGACCGACCCTGAGAGGGGAACTGGCTTCCTTGTCCCGCCGAGAGATGCTTTCGCTCTGGCCAACACCCTGGTGAGTGCCAAAAACCTTGAGGAGGAAACCCTCCGGAGGCTCAGGGAGAACGGGAAGAAGAGGGCAAGAAAGGACTTCACATGGGAAAGTGCCTGTAGGAGGTACACCAGCGTTTACACAGGGAGCGTTGACAGGGCCATGTCCTTCCTCCGCTAG
- a CDS encoding potassium transporter Kef, with protein sequence MRLGKSLLLPSFFVGTIFLAMLFGYALSLSPEESFSFAVILTLLYTLARGLRKEPDKWRKSGFLKSKSVRYLIFFLGSFGFSVLLFGLIYLVFAKPGTSFVSLVKVLGALFAIGSSLMFLASVFYSKNKTSEKITYSGQNFLRELSASLLLFTVAYLSGVELEKSISMAFYVFVMAGWYYSMMAHRYIIPERILKIRTVINFVAVSLGLYLFVIKNVFISVLMGVLFAFASEKDYRITRKLVETGLLDRGYAERGAGGLFYAIFLCNLLSVWSDGSFDWGHWKL encoded by the coding sequence TTGAGATTGGGGAAATCTCTCCTTCTTCCAAGCTTCTTTGTCGGGACAATCTTTCTGGCAATGCTATTTGGCTATGCACTCTCACTTTCGCCGGAAGAAAGCTTCTCATTCGCGGTTATTCTGACTCTTCTCTATACTCTGGCCCGTGGGCTTCGGAAGGAACCGGATAAATGGAGAAAGTCTGGGTTCTTAAAATCTAAGAGTGTGAGATATCTCATCTTTTTCCTGGGCTCGTTTGGATTCAGTGTGCTCTTATTCGGGCTTATATATCTGGTCTTTGCAAAACCGGGAACTTCGTTCGTTTCCCTCGTCAAGGTGCTTGGCGCTCTCTTTGCAATAGGCTCCTCCCTGATGTTCCTCGCCTCGGTGTTTTATAGCAAGAATAAGACGTCTGAGAAAATCACTTACTCTGGGCAGAACTTTCTGAGAGAACTTTCAGCATCTCTCCTCCTCTTTACAGTTGCGTACCTCTCTGGTGTTGAGCTGGAAAAAAGCATCTCGATGGCGTTTTACGTTTTTGTTATGGCCGGCTGGTACTACTCCATGATGGCGCATAGGTATATCATACCCGAGAGGATACTTAAAATCCGGACAGTTATCAATTTCGTGGCCGTCAGCTTGGGACTTTACCTTTTTGTCATCAAAAACGTGTTCATAAGTGTTTTAATGGGAGTGCTGTTTGCGTTTGCCTCGGAGAAAGACTACAGGATAACAAGGAAGCTCGTGGAAACGGGACTTCTGGATAGGGGATACGCCGAGAGGGGGGCCGGTGGTCTGTTTTATGCAATCTTTTTATGCAATCTTTTATCTGTTTGGAGCGATGGTAGTTTTGATTGGGGTCACTGGAAATTATAA
- a CDS encoding carbohydrate ABC transporter permease, with product MKKTTMVALFLIIPGITAFLFFNLWPIVYSIYLAFTNAQLGNFPIYNPNSSVEPLHFVGLENFRWILSDPGFRDAFVWTWIFVITSVTLKVTVGVLLSLLYTNKYVRGKVIYRSLLIIPWALPLLFSVTVWKFMFDPVFGPINKVLKSIGVASPPNWISDPTWAFIALNVIEVWLAYPFMMTVVTAALQSVPETLIEAAILDGANYWQRFRNVVLPAVGKPIAFATILTSAASFQYFMVPYIYNAGLFENKFILLYGFRKAFGATPHYGRASAVMVIATLVLAIYMYVNVRVTRLQEGAKG from the coding sequence ATGAAGAAGACGACAATGGTGGCCCTGTTCCTCATAATTCCCGGAATCACCGCGTTCCTGTTTTTCAACCTCTGGCCTATAGTGTACTCCATATACCTGGCATTCACCAACGCCCAGCTCGGCAACTTCCCAATCTACAATCCCAACAGCTCAGTTGAACCACTTCACTTCGTTGGTCTTGAGAACTTCAGGTGGATTCTCAGCGACCCGGGTTTCAGAGATGCCTTCGTCTGGACATGGATATTCGTTATTACGAGCGTTACCCTCAAGGTGACCGTTGGAGTATTGCTCAGTCTGCTCTATACAAACAAGTACGTGAGAGGTAAGGTTATTTATCGCTCGCTACTCATAATACCCTGGGCTCTGCCCCTGCTCTTCTCGGTCACCGTCTGGAAGTTTATGTTCGATCCGGTCTTCGGGCCGATAAACAAGGTGTTAAAATCAATTGGGGTTGCCTCTCCTCCAAACTGGATTAGCGACCCAACCTGGGCCTTTATAGCACTCAACGTAATAGAAGTCTGGCTGGCCTATCCATTCATGATGACGGTCGTCACCGCCGCGCTTCAGTCCGTGCCGGAAACTCTCATCGAAGCAGCAATTCTCGACGGCGCCAACTACTGGCAGAGGTTCAGGAACGTCGTCCTTCCAGCCGTAGGAAAACCGATAGCCTTCGCGACGATACTCACGAGCGCCGCCAGCTTCCAGTACTTCATGGTGCCCTATATCTACAACGCAGGCCTCTTCGAGAACAAGTTCATACTGCTCTATGGCTTCAGAAAGGCCTTTGGTGCGACGCCACACTACGGAAGAGCATCGGCTGTGATGGTAATAGCCACTCTCGTGCTGGCGATATACATGTACGTCAACGTTAGGGTTACAAGACTGCAGGAGGGTGCGAAGGGATGA
- a CDS encoding radical SAM protein encodes MVWETPYFSYAVRELPKGCQLCVRGEKLVLFTTGKCPRDCFYCPLSPWRREDVVYANERPVKSVEDVIEEALLQEAKGAGVTGGDPLARLDRTVEYIKTLKEAFGEDFHIHLYTTGALATKKNLEKLYDAGLDEIRFHPDLFNPNSRLFKVEIENIRKAFDFDWDFGGEIPSIPGQFERMKWYAEFLDKLGAKFLNVNELEFSETNLRNLLDRGYKPISNESSAIKGSLELGLKLLEWGEENTSLSYHLCTAKLKDAVQLRNRLRRTARKVAKPYMEITEDGTLRFGIAEYDDLDELYHFLIEEAEVPEEWLYINREKGRIEMPEEVAIELAEAIEGDVRFFIVEEYPTFDRIEVERIPLP; translated from the coding sequence TTGGTCTGGGAGACGCCTTACTTCTCATACGCCGTGCGAGAGTTGCCGAAGGGCTGTCAGCTCTGCGTTAGGGGCGAGAAGCTCGTCCTCTTCACCACCGGGAAATGCCCGAGGGACTGCTTCTACTGCCCTCTAAGTCCATGGCGCAGGGAGGATGTGGTTTACGCCAACGAGAGACCTGTCAAGAGTGTCGAAGACGTTATCGAGGAGGCCCTCCTGCAGGAGGCCAAAGGGGCCGGCGTCACCGGCGGTGACCCGCTCGCGAGGCTTGACAGGACTGTTGAATACATCAAGACCCTCAAGGAGGCCTTTGGGGAGGACTTCCACATCCACCTCTACACCACCGGCGCGCTGGCAACAAAAAAGAACCTCGAAAAGCTCTACGATGCCGGCTTGGACGAGATACGCTTTCACCCCGACCTGTTCAATCCAAATTCGAGGCTCTTCAAGGTTGAGATAGAGAACATAAGGAAGGCCTTCGACTTCGACTGGGACTTTGGTGGAGAGATACCCTCAATCCCGGGCCAGTTCGAGAGGATGAAGTGGTACGCCGAGTTTCTCGATAAGCTCGGCGCGAAGTTCCTCAACGTCAATGAGCTTGAGTTCAGCGAGACCAACCTTAGGAATCTCCTCGACAGGGGTTACAAGCCTATAAGCAACGAAAGCTCCGCGATAAAGGGCTCCCTTGAGCTGGGCCTTAAGCTACTCGAATGGGGTGAGGAGAACACCTCCCTGAGCTACCACCTCTGCACCGCCAAGCTGAAAGACGCTGTCCAGCTGAGAAACCGGCTGAGGAGAACCGCGAGGAAGGTCGCAAAACCCTATATGGAAATCACGGAGGACGGAACGCTCCGCTTTGGAATAGCTGAATACGATGACCTCGACGAGCTTTACCACTTCCTCATTGAGGAGGCGGAAGTGCCAGAGGAGTGGCTCTACATCAACCGTGAGAAGGGCAGGATAGAGATGCCGGAAGAAGTTGCAATCGAGCTCGCCGAGGCAATAGAGGGGGACGTTAGGTTCTTTATTGTAGAGGAGTATCCAACCTTTGACAGAATTGAGGTTGAGAGAATTCCCCTTCCGTGA
- a CDS encoding extracellular solute-binding protein — translation MKKTLFGLLLVAVLALSVVASGCISGGGTTTSTASPSTTQSSATSSTTSSTTQTTSTPQVECGSGKVVIWHAMQPNELEVFQSIAEEYMALCPNVQIVFEQKSDLESALKAAIPAGKGPDLFIWAHDWIGKFAEAGLLEPIDDSITPDVLNQFAPVAREAMEYKGHYYAMPFAAETVALIYNKDMVPNPPKTFDEMKQIMQKYYDPNNEKYGIAWPINAYFISAIAQAFGGYYFDDKTEKPGLDDPRTIEGFEFFFKEIWPYMAPTADYNTQQSIFLEKRAPFMVNGPWSIASVKKAGINFGVEPLPPIEKDGKEYWPRPYGGVKLFYFAKGAQNKDAAIKFVKWFTTSPDVIKQLALQLGYIPVLSKVLDDPQIKADPVLYGFAQAVQHAYLMPKSPKMGAVWGGVDKAITDILKDPAHADIPAILKKYQQEILQNMNG, via the coding sequence ATGAAAAAAACGTTGTTTGGCCTGTTGTTGGTGGCCGTTTTGGCCCTTAGTGTGGTGGCCAGCGGCTGTATAAGCGGTGGTGGAACGACTACCTCCACCGCGAGTCCCTCCACAACCCAGAGTTCAGCGACTTCAAGCACTACCTCCTCAACGACTCAGACTACCAGCACTCCTCAGGTCGAATGCGGGAGCGGGAAAGTTGTCATCTGGCATGCAATGCAGCCCAACGAGCTTGAAGTCTTCCAGAGCATAGCCGAGGAGTACATGGCCCTCTGCCCGAACGTTCAGATAGTCTTTGAGCAGAAGTCCGACCTTGAGAGCGCCCTGAAGGCTGCGATTCCAGCAGGAAAGGGCCCAGACCTCTTCATCTGGGCTCACGACTGGATTGGAAAGTTCGCCGAGGCAGGTCTTCTCGAGCCCATCGACGACTCAATAACCCCCGATGTTCTCAACCAGTTCGCTCCAGTTGCCAGGGAGGCAATGGAGTACAAGGGACACTACTATGCGATGCCCTTCGCCGCTGAAACGGTCGCCCTGATATACAACAAGGACATGGTTCCGAACCCGCCGAAGACCTTCGACGAGATGAAGCAGATAATGCAGAAGTATTACGACCCCAACAACGAGAAGTACGGCATCGCTTGGCCCATAAACGCCTACTTCATCTCGGCGATAGCACAGGCCTTTGGAGGCTACTACTTCGACGACAAGACGGAGAAGCCGGGCCTTGACGACCCGAGGACGATAGAGGGCTTCGAGTTCTTCTTCAAGGAGATATGGCCCTACATGGCGCCGACTGCAGACTACAACACCCAGCAGAGCATATTCCTTGAGAAGCGCGCTCCCTTCATGGTCAACGGCCCGTGGAGCATAGCCAGCGTCAAGAAGGCGGGCATAAACTTTGGCGTTGAGCCTCTTCCACCCATCGAGAAGGACGGTAAGGAGTACTGGCCGAGGCCCTACGGTGGTGTGAAGCTCTTCTACTTCGCCAAGGGTGCCCAGAACAAGGACGCAGCCATAAAGTTCGTCAAGTGGTTCACCACAAGTCCGGATGTCATAAAACAGCTCGCCCTTCAGCTCGGCTACATACCCGTTTTGAGCAAGGTTCTCGACGACCCGCAGATTAAGGCCGACCCGGTTCTCTACGGCTTTGCTCAGGCGGTCCAGCACGCCTATCTGATGCCCAAGAGCCCGAAGATGGGCGCCGTCTGGGGCGGTGTTGACAAGGCCATCACCGATATCCTCAAGGACCCTGCCCACGCGGACATACCGGCCATACTCAAGAAGTACCAGCAGGAGATACTCCAGAATATGAACGGATGA
- a CDS encoding alpha amylase N-terminal ig-like domain-containing protein, translated as MYKIFGFEPDERFGRAAIVEFSLPREGESYAYLLGSFNAFNEGSFRMTPDGGRWKVRIALPEGLWHYGFSLGGNFTPDPENPRVETYRRPAYRFGRRVSVAEVAGAEELFHRPSLTYLYSFVDRTHVLLRARRGFLSSASLHIGYGEVDMSLKARDSLFEYWEAVVPGRSNEIEYSFSVETNSGARETLGPFKAVPRELEAPDWPLGSVFYQIMPDRFAVGIREKELPLEGEFFHGGDLKGIVEHMDHLESLGVNALYLTPIFESMTYHGYDIIDYYHVAERLGGDEAFRELVEALRERGMKLVLDGVFHHTSFFHPYFQDLVKEGEKSRWKNFYRPLDFPVVDPEFLKLLGKDMPWREKYRSLKELDWNYETFFSVWLMPRLNHENPEVVDFIADVMRFWLERGADGWRLDVAHGVPPEVWREVRKRTRAYLFGEVMDDGRLWLFDVFHGIMNYLLYDAILRFFAFEEIDAREFLNELNLLSAYYGPAEHFTYNFLDNHDTERFLDLVGGDKKRYLCAMAFLMTYKGIPSIFYGDEVGLRGSGDGMSSGRTPMPWKEEAWDTGLLEVTKSLIRLRRESKALQVGLFRPVYFEGNIVAYERVLEGERVFVAINRGSKSVKVNLGPVNDGNLSLEASSFVIIGPTRKLRYLDLNDTHEHL; from the coding sequence GTGTATAAAATTTTCGGGTTCGAACCTGACGAACGCTTTGGAAGGGCCGCCATAGTCGAGTTCTCGCTCCCCCGGGAAGGGGAGTCCTACGCTTACCTCCTCGGAAGCTTCAACGCCTTCAACGAGGGCTCCTTCAGGATGACTCCCGACGGTGGGAGGTGGAAGGTTAGGATTGCCCTCCCCGAGGGTCTCTGGCACTACGGCTTTTCGCTGGGAGGGAACTTCACGCCCGATCCGGAGAACCCGAGGGTGGAAACCTACAGGAGGCCCGCTTACAGGTTCGGGAGGAGAGTTAGCGTTGCCGAAGTCGCTGGAGCTGAGGAGCTCTTCCACAGACCATCCCTTACCTATCTTTACTCCTTTGTCGATAGAACGCACGTCCTCCTGAGGGCTAGGAGGGGTTTTCTGAGTTCGGCCTCACTCCACATTGGATATGGGGAAGTCGACATGTCCCTGAAAGCCCGGGATTCGCTCTTCGAATACTGGGAGGCCGTGGTTCCCGGGCGTTCCAATGAGATAGAGTATTCCTTTTCGGTTGAAACTAACTCCGGAGCGAGGGAGACTCTCGGGCCGTTTAAGGCCGTTCCAAGGGAGCTCGAAGCCCCCGACTGGCCGTTGGGGAGCGTCTTCTACCAGATAATGCCCGACAGGTTCGCCGTTGGTATTCGGGAGAAAGAGCTACCCCTTGAGGGCGAGTTCTTTCACGGGGGAGACTTAAAGGGAATCGTGGAGCACATGGACCACCTGGAGAGCTTGGGTGTTAACGCCCTCTACCTGACCCCCATATTTGAGTCCATGACATACCACGGCTACGACATCATCGACTACTACCACGTGGCCGAGAGACTCGGAGGAGACGAGGCTTTTAGGGAGCTCGTAGAAGCTCTGAGGGAAAGGGGCATGAAGCTCGTCCTCGATGGAGTTTTCCACCACACGAGCTTTTTCCACCCCTACTTCCAAGACTTGGTTAAGGAAGGTGAGAAGAGCAGATGGAAGAACTTCTACCGCCCACTGGACTTCCCCGTCGTTGACCCGGAGTTTCTGAAGCTCCTCGGAAAGGATATGCCTTGGAGGGAGAAGTACCGCTCCCTAAAGGAACTCGACTGGAACTACGAGACCTTCTTCTCGGTCTGGTTGATGCCGAGGCTCAACCACGAGAATCCGGAGGTCGTGGATTTCATCGCCGATGTTATGAGGTTCTGGCTTGAGAGAGGTGCCGACGGCTGGCGCCTCGACGTTGCCCACGGCGTTCCCCCGGAAGTCTGGCGCGAGGTGAGGAAGAGGACGAGGGCATACCTCTTCGGGGAGGTCATGGACGACGGAAGGCTGTGGCTCTTCGACGTCTTTCACGGGATCATGAACTACCTCCTCTACGATGCCATTCTGAGGTTCTTCGCCTTTGAGGAGATTGACGCGCGGGAGTTCCTGAACGAGCTGAACCTTTTGAGCGCTTACTATGGCCCGGCCGAGCACTTCACATACAACTTCCTCGACAACCACGACACCGAGCGCTTCTTAGATTTAGTTGGTGGAGACAAAAAAAGATACCTCTGCGCCATGGCTTTCCTGATGACGTATAAAGGAATCCCTTCGATTTTTTACGGGGATGAAGTCGGCCTGAGGGGCTCGGGAGATGGGATGAGCTCCGGAAGAACTCCTATGCCCTGGAAGGAAGAGGCTTGGGATACCGGGTTGCTGGAGGTGACCAAGTCCCTGATAAGGCTCAGGCGGGAGAGTAAGGCACTTCAGGTGGGCCTTTTCCGGCCGGTCTATTTTGAGGGGAACATTGTTGCCTACGAGAGGGTTCTTGAGGGTGAGAGGGTTTTCGTCGCCATAAACCGGGGCTCAAAATCGGTCAAAGTTAATCTTGGGCCAGTAAACGATGGCAATCTTTCCCTTGAAGCTTCATCCTTTGTCATCATCGGGCCCACTAGAAAGCTACGCTACCTTGATTTGAATGATACTCATGAACACTTGTAA